A part of Paraburkholderia largidicola genomic DNA contains:
- a CDS encoding VOC family protein: MSRFFGEIRQAGYVVRDIEAAMDHWSRVLGVGPWFYNERVPIEDYRYRGEHYDVHNSVALANSGDLQVELIQTRNDAPSMYRDFLAAGHTGLQHNAYWTTSFDADLERLLQQGFKVAMSGNVGKNGRFVYFDTEQHPGTVIELSEVAGPKGKLFDMIRAASLNWDGRDAVRPFPDLTTL, from the coding sequence ATGAGTCGTTTTTTCGGCGAAATCCGCCAGGCCGGTTATGTCGTGCGCGACATCGAGGCGGCAATGGACCACTGGAGCCGCGTGCTCGGCGTCGGCCCGTGGTTCTATAACGAACGCGTGCCTATCGAGGACTATCGCTATCGCGGCGAACACTACGACGTGCATAACTCGGTGGCGCTCGCGAATTCGGGCGACTTGCAGGTCGAACTGATCCAGACACGCAACGACGCGCCTTCGATGTACCGCGACTTTCTCGCGGCCGGTCACACTGGCTTGCAGCACAACGCCTACTGGACGACTTCGTTCGATGCCGATCTCGAACGTCTGCTTCAGCAAGGCTTTAAGGTGGCGATGAGCGGCAACGTCGGCAAGAACGGGCGCTTCGTGTACTTCGACACGGAGCAGCATCCGGGGACGGTGATCGAACTGTCGGAAGTGGCGGGGCCGAAGGGCAAGCTGTTCGACATGATCCGTGCCGCGTCGCTGAACTGGGACGGCCGCGATGCCGTGCGCCCGTTTCCCGATCTGACGACGCTATGA
- a CDS encoding ribulose-bisphosphate carboxylase large subunit family protein — MSAPSSRDDSVEADYLIETPLDLERVADTIAGEQSSGTFVRVANESDALRARSRASVLRIEELEPVPHASLPSAWLTRQRVNGPFRRARVTLSFPVANIGANLPTLAATLAGNLYDLGEVTGMRLQSVRVPRAYRERFDLPEHGVAGTRRLTGVVEGPMVGTIIKPNVGLSAQETAQLVRTLCEAGIDFIKDDEVCANPEHAPIAERVPAVMREVRAFRERTGKRVMIAFNITDDMDAMRRHAELVEREEGDCVMASINWCGFSAIQALRRATPLALHAHRNGFGMMSRDASLGIGFQAYQTLWRLAGVDHMHVHGLAGKFAQSDTEVTESARDCATPLADGLDDRVLPAFSSGQWAGTVPATFDAIGTSDLLFMSGGGVLAHPDGPAAGVRSVRQAWDAAQSRTPLHDYAAHAPELRAALAFFGPRT, encoded by the coding sequence ATGAGCGCGCCATCCTCTCGCGACGACAGCGTCGAAGCCGATTATCTGATCGAGACACCGCTCGACCTCGAACGGGTCGCCGACACGATAGCGGGCGAACAATCGAGCGGCACCTTCGTGCGCGTTGCCAATGAAAGCGACGCGTTGCGCGCGCGCAGCCGCGCAAGCGTGCTGCGCATCGAGGAGCTGGAGCCAGTGCCGCATGCGTCGCTGCCGAGCGCATGGCTCACAAGGCAACGCGTGAACGGGCCGTTCAGGCGCGCGCGCGTCACGCTGTCGTTTCCGGTCGCGAACATCGGCGCCAATCTGCCGACGCTCGCCGCGACGCTCGCCGGCAATCTGTACGATCTCGGCGAAGTGACGGGCATGCGTCTGCAGTCCGTGCGTGTGCCGCGTGCGTATCGCGAGCGCTTCGATCTTCCCGAGCACGGCGTCGCGGGCACGCGGCGTCTGACGGGCGTTGTCGAAGGGCCGATGGTCGGCACGATCATCAAGCCGAATGTGGGGCTGTCCGCGCAGGAGACCGCGCAACTCGTCAGAACGCTGTGCGAGGCGGGCATCGATTTCATCAAGGACGACGAGGTCTGCGCGAACCCGGAGCACGCGCCGATCGCAGAGCGCGTGCCCGCCGTGATGCGCGAAGTGCGCGCGTTTCGCGAGCGCACGGGCAAGCGCGTGATGATCGCATTCAACATCACCGACGACATGGACGCGATGCGGCGTCACGCCGAACTCGTCGAACGCGAAGAAGGCGACTGCGTGATGGCGAGCATCAACTGGTGCGGTTTCTCCGCGATCCAGGCGCTGCGCCGCGCGACGCCGCTCGCGCTGCACGCGCATCGCAACGGCTTCGGCATGATGTCGCGCGACGCTTCGCTCGGCATCGGCTTTCAGGCTTATCAGACGCTATGGCGACTCGCGGGCGTCGATCATATGCACGTGCATGGACTCGCGGGCAAGTTCGCGCAAAGCGACACGGAAGTGACCGAATCCGCTCGCGACTGCGCCACGCCGCTCGCCGACGGACTCGACGACCGCGTGCTGCCCGCGTTCTCGTCCGGACAATGGGCGGGCACGGTCCCCGCCACCTTCGATGCGATCGGCACGAGCGATCTGCTCTTCATGTCAGGCGGCGGCGTGCTCGCGCATCCGGACGGTCCGGCGGCGGGCGTGCGCAGCGTGCGGCAGGCGTGGGACGCCGCGCAATCGCGCACTCCGTTGCACGACTATGCCGCGCACGCGCCGGAACTGCGCGCCGCGCTCGCGTTCTTCGGACCGCGGACATGA